Proteins encoded within one genomic window of Haematospirillum jordaniae:
- a CDS encoding iron-sulfur cluster assembly scaffold protein: MIDPELLDLYSARMKVLAASMTDAVVVNAAHAVVQRRSPLCGSQVTFSVVLDSAGQLSALGYDVQACALAAAASAIVVSAAPGLSLSDLSTVRDQVRAMLKGQDVVFPGGRWADLDILRPAEVVPSRHGSVMLPFDTLVDAFSQALDAHSSDNP; this comes from the coding sequence ATGATTGACCCTGAACTTCTCGACCTTTACTCGGCACGCATGAAAGTGCTGGCGGCCTCGATGACCGATGCTGTTGTCGTGAATGCTGCGCATGCGGTTGTGCAGCGCCGCAGCCCGCTGTGTGGCAGTCAGGTGACATTTTCTGTTGTGCTTGATTCGGCCGGGCAGCTTTCTGCCCTTGGCTACGATGTCCAAGCTTGTGCCTTGGCTGCGGCGGCATCGGCGATTGTCGTATCTGCAGCTCCTGGACTTTCTTTATCCGATCTCTCGACTGTTCGTGATCAGGTCAGGGCCATGCTGAAGGGGCAGGATGTTGTCTTTCCCGGTGGGCGCTGGGCTGATCTTGATATCTTGCGTCCGGCAGAGGTTGTGCCGTCTCGCCATGGGTCGGTGATGTTGCCGTTCGATACTCTTGTCGATGCGTTTTCACAGGCCCTGGACGCACACTCTTCCGACAATCCATAA
- a CDS encoding PAS domain-containing protein — MSRLVLVLRHPCLKDLYQFWLRLCDDETLPMADNLDPSAMRPWLDDLAVVDVARNEDGRLSYSYCGRGLLSVFGSDPTGRPVDDEATCEEPAQALCDDYDQVVQEHIPLARVCGGMSEDSNHAWERLVLPLFSAEGQVEKLLLSVYRLSPPAGAVVS, encoded by the coding sequence ATGAGTCGTCTTGTCCTTGTTCTCCGTCATCCTTGTCTGAAAGACCTGTACCAGTTCTGGTTACGTTTGTGCGATGATGAGACACTTCCCATGGCTGACAACCTAGACCCGTCTGCCATGCGTCCTTGGCTTGATGATCTAGCTGTTGTTGATGTTGCTCGTAACGAAGATGGGCGGTTGTCCTACAGCTATTGTGGACGTGGTTTGCTGTCTGTCTTCGGGTCTGATCCGACCGGTCGTCCTGTTGATGACGAGGCAACATGTGAGGAGCCGGCTCAGGCACTTTGCGATGATTACGATCAGGTTGTACAGGAGCATATTCCCTTGGCCCGTGTCTGTGGCGGTATGTCCGAAGACAGCAATCATGCTTGGGAGCGACTTGTTCTTCCGCTGTTCAGTGCAGAGGGACAGGTGGAGAAATTGCTGTTGTCTGTTTATCGTCTTTCCCCGCCCGCCGGAGCCGTGGTTTCCTGA